A region of the Apium graveolens cultivar Ventura chromosome 6, ASM990537v1, whole genome shotgun sequence genome:
TGTTGCATTTAGATTTGATGttgattggttggttgatttagaTTTAGTTGAAACAGGTTggtaagttataaaaataaatggAACCATGCCATTTTTTTTCTTAAACTATGTAAATCACCCGCAATGTTGATGTTAGCAGTATAAAGGTCTGTGACCAGTTTTCTGCAGAAAACTGGCAAGCACTAGGTTGCTTGTCAGTTTTCTGCAGAAAACTGGTCACAGACCTCAGCATTGAATCATTGCgggagagtcatccgtcggataatcaaaaggattatccgtcgagtgatataaatcctcatccgtcggagACCTCAGCATTGAATCATTGCGGGAAAGTCATTCgttgaataatcaaaaggattatccgtcgagtgatataaatcctcatccgtcagAGACCTCAGCATTGAATCATTGCGGGAGAGTCATCTATCAAATAATCATTGCGGAAGACCTCAACATTAAATCATTGCgggagagtcatccgtcggataatcaaaaggattattcgtCAAGTTATCCGTCACTAGTTCGCATTGACTAATTTAATGTCTAGTTGACTTTGTTGATTAAATcacttttttcaaatttttacaTTAATACtgcatattttaaatattttaagaattttggtgttggaaaatattttaaaaatattaatattactaAACTCACTTTTGTTAACAAAAAGAGGCAGTGAGTTTTGGGTGGAGCAGAGTACCCAGCAATGAGTCATTGCTGCAGTGAGACCtcttaaagcaatggtttctcatcaaggttcaagtgctggcTGGGTGCTCTGTCACAATTCTCTTACAATATTTTAAGTTGGATAATAAGAGTTTTGGTGTTGAAAATATTTTAAacaatattaatattaataataagaGTTGGAtaatatttttgttaaaaaataacaTTAATATGCAACATTAATATTATGTGTAAATTTAAATAACGTTAAAAGAACTAATGTACTACTTGTCAACAATTGTTAGGTTAAAACCTAAAAATTTCTTCGATCATGCTCCTCCCTTAGGGGACAGTTTCTTGCATCATGTTCTCCTCCGATCGCCACACAATAATTGCACTTTCGAGGCTTGATCTTGATCTTTGAAGTTGACGTCTCAATTCCACTTTTATATCTTTTTGTTTTCTTCCTTCCTTTAGTTTTCGACTTTGGAGGATCAAATATTGGATCATGTTGGTAGTCCTCTTGAGTTTTCGCCTCATGGGTTCTTTCTCTACGCTCTTCATCCGCAAAAGCATCTTTCAAGTATCTCTTCTCTCTATCAATCACACCCATTAAGTATTTATACCGTGAAACAGAACAACTACCGGAAGCAGCTAAATCTTGAAAAGATTTGCACAATGCACCATACCTTAATGGTTGTGATGCACCATCATTACCAATACCGGGAGGAGCATATGGAAGAGGCCCCGCAATTTTGTTGTCGTTCATTGTCCACCTACCCATGATGAGACTTTCTGGTATCttgattttttgttttttgtCAAGATAACGGATTATGTGTTTGCAAATCATCCCGGAATGTTCAAACTTCTTACACAAGCATTCAATTTTTTCATACATGAAAACCGTCACTCGATATTTTCTTCTGCAATTCTCCGGCAGGGTAGCCTTCTCAACCAAATACAGTTTCGACATATAAGTTCCATTGTTTTTGACACTGTTCACGATGTAACATGTACTTTTCATAAGCTCCTTTTGAAACCGTTTGAACATTTCTTTCGTGTAGATTTCGGATGCATGCATTTCCAAGGATGAGTGCAAAACTAATCTCCTTTCCAATTGTTCGCTGTCATAATCGGTTTTAACCTCCTTCAGATATTGTGTC
Encoded here:
- the LOC141665468 gene encoding protein FAR1-RELATED SEQUENCE 5-like translates to MNAYKNFDDVVMFDSTYRTNRYCMPFIPITGVNHHYQNILFGFALVRDETEASYKWVLRTWLEAVDNKPPRTIITDQDIALGNAIVEVILMPQTKHTYCTWHISSKFPEKLSYLYTNYPEFKTEFNACVYKSLTPTKFEELNGLEFVENSQKALETQYLKEVKTDYDSEQLERRLVLHSSLEMHASEIYTKEMFKRFQKELMKSTCYIVNSVKNNGTYMSKLYLVEKATLPENCRRKYRVTVFMYEKIECLCKKFEHSGMICKHIIRYLDKKQKIKIPESLIMGRWTMNDNKIAGPLPYAPPGIGNDGASQPLRYGALCKSFQDLAASGSCSVSRYKYLMGVIDREKRYLKDAFADEERRERTHEAKTQEDYQHDPIFDPPKSKTKGRKKTKRYKSGIETSTSKIKIKPRKCNYCVAIGGEHDARNCPLREEHDRRNF